The following are encoded in a window of Miltoncostaea marina genomic DNA:
- the wrbA gene encoding NAD(P)H:quinone oxidoreductase: protein MANVAVIYYSATGNVHRLAHAVEEGAREAGAETRLRHVAELAPEEAIAQNEGWMAHRRDVADEPEASLDDLEWADAYILGTPTRFGNVSSQLKQFMDTTGGLWSEGKLADKVAAGFTSAMNPHGGQESTLLALYNTFHHWGAYIVTPGYTDPRSFAAGGNPYGVSSSQEPTGEELDAARYLGERVATVAARLAVASPV from the coding sequence ATGGCCAACGTCGCCGTCATCTACTACAGCGCCACCGGCAACGTGCACAGGCTCGCGCACGCGGTCGAGGAGGGCGCTCGCGAGGCAGGCGCCGAGACGCGCCTGCGCCATGTCGCCGAGCTGGCGCCCGAGGAGGCGATCGCCCAGAACGAGGGCTGGATGGCGCACCGGCGCGACGTCGCCGACGAGCCCGAGGCCTCGCTGGACGACCTCGAGTGGGCGGACGCCTACATCCTCGGCACGCCCACCCGGTTCGGCAACGTGTCGTCGCAGCTCAAGCAGTTCATGGACACGACCGGCGGCCTCTGGTCGGAGGGCAAGCTCGCGGACAAGGTCGCCGCCGGCTTCACCAGCGCGATGAACCCGCACGGCGGGCAGGAGTCGACGCTGCTCGCGCTCTACAACACCTTCCACCACTGGGGCGCGTACATCGTCACGCCGGGCTACACCGACCCGCGCTCGTTCGCGGCGGGCGGCAACCCGTACGGCGTCAGCAGCAGCCAGGAGCCGACGGGCGAGGAGCTCGACGCCGCCCGGTACCTCGGCGAGCGGGTGGCGACGGTCGCGGCGAGGCTGGCGGTAGCCTCCCCCGTGTGA
- a CDS encoding alcohol dehydrogenase catalytic domain-containing protein: protein MRVAMYHGGGRVSLKEYPDPVAGPGELLVRVRACGLCGSDLMTWYQDPRAPVVLGHEPVGEVVAAGPGAPVDVGARVHVHHHVPCMTCALCRAGRHTLCETFRRTRIEPGGLAELIRVPAENAALDVLALPDDLPDWAATLVEPLGCVVRGQRWAGVRPGSRVAVVGAGGMGLLEVGAALAAGAAATAVVEPREDRRALALAAGAVAALEEADPAALAEALGGPADQVFVCTGAPAAIAAALPLAGPAGVVQLFAPPRPGTPVPLDLGAAFFREVTVQSTYSAGPHDTRDALGLLAAGAIDAALIVSHRLPLEEVEEAFRLARSGEAVKVVVEPT, encoded by the coding sequence GTGAGGGTCGCGATGTACCACGGCGGGGGACGGGTCTCCCTCAAGGAGTACCCGGACCCCGTCGCGGGACCCGGCGAGCTGCTGGTGCGCGTGCGCGCCTGCGGCCTCTGCGGGAGCGACCTGATGACCTGGTACCAGGACCCGCGCGCGCCGGTGGTGCTGGGCCACGAGCCGGTGGGGGAGGTGGTCGCCGCCGGGCCCGGGGCCCCGGTGGACGTCGGCGCGCGGGTGCACGTGCACCACCACGTGCCGTGCATGACGTGCGCGCTGTGCCGCGCCGGCCGGCACACGCTGTGCGAGACGTTCCGGCGCACACGCATCGAGCCCGGCGGGCTGGCGGAGCTGATCCGCGTGCCGGCCGAGAACGCGGCGCTCGACGTGCTGGCGCTGCCGGACGACCTGCCCGACTGGGCCGCCACCCTGGTCGAGCCCCTCGGCTGCGTGGTGCGCGGCCAGCGCTGGGCCGGCGTGCGCCCCGGCTCGCGGGTGGCGGTGGTCGGCGCCGGCGGCATGGGCCTGCTCGAGGTGGGCGCCGCGCTCGCCGCCGGCGCGGCGGCGACCGCGGTGGTGGAGCCGCGCGAGGACCGGCGCGCGCTCGCCCTGGCCGCTGGGGCCGTCGCGGCGCTGGAGGAGGCCGACCCGGCCGCCCTGGCGGAGGCGCTCGGCGGGCCCGCCGACCAGGTCTTCGTGTGCACGGGCGCGCCGGCGGCGATCGCCGCCGCGCTGCCGCTGGCCGGCCCCGCCGGCGTGGTGCAGCTGTTCGCGCCGCCCCGGCCGGGGACGCCCGTGCCGCTCGACCTGGGCGCCGCGTTCTTCCGCGAGGTGACGGTCCAGTCGACCTACTCGGCGGGCCCCCACGACACCCGCGACGCGCTCGGCCTGCTCGCGGCCGGGGCGATCGACGCGGCCCTGATCGTCTCGCACCGCCTGCCGCTGGAGGAGGTCGAGGAGGCCTTCCGCCTGGCCCGCTCGGGGGAGGCGGTCAAGGTCGTGGTCGAGCCGACGTAG
- a CDS encoding OsmC family peroxiredoxin, with protein MPSADRRAEATWEGDLLKGSGKLDFISSGAASSLDITWASRVETADGRTSPEELLAAAHASCYAMAFSNILAKGGTPAERLHVTAVVSVNPKEGGGIQVTDSKLTVRGTVPGIDDAAFKDAAAKGEAGCPISNAIRGSVAISLDASLE; from the coding sequence ATGCCGAGCGCCGACCGCCGTGCAGAGGCGACCTGGGAGGGCGACCTCCTGAAGGGCAGTGGCAAGCTGGACTTCATCTCGAGCGGGGCGGCGTCGTCGCTCGACATCACCTGGGCCTCGCGCGTCGAGACCGCCGACGGGCGCACGAGCCCCGAGGAGCTGCTCGCCGCCGCGCACGCCTCCTGCTACGCGATGGCCTTCTCGAACATCCTCGCCAAGGGCGGCACGCCGGCCGAGCGCCTCCACGTCACGGCGGTGGTGTCCGTCAACCCCAAGGAGGGCGGCGGCATCCAGGTGACCGACTCCAAGCTCACCGTACGCGGCACGGTGCCCGGGATCGACGACGCGGCGTTCAAGGACGCGGCGGCGAAGGGCGAGGCGGGCTGCCCGATCTCGAACGCCATCCGGGGCAGCGTGGCCATCAGCCTGGACGCGAGCCTGGAGTAG
- a CDS encoding cupin domain-containing protein produces MGLVRRRGEGWTWTGVAPRAYASGAERHVLVGAADGARDVELRYFRIPAGGASALEAHAHEHAILILHGRAEVLLGERTERAGPGDAVFVSSGETHRLSALGDEPLGFLCTALVDRGRPATPGSRPG; encoded by the coding sequence ATGGGCCTGGTGCGCCGGCGGGGCGAGGGATGGACGTGGACGGGCGTCGCGCCGCGGGCGTACGCCTCCGGCGCCGAGCGGCACGTGCTGGTCGGCGCGGCCGACGGCGCGCGCGACGTGGAGCTGCGCTACTTCAGGATCCCCGCGGGCGGCGCCTCGGCCCTCGAGGCGCACGCCCACGAGCACGCGATCCTGATCCTGCACGGACGGGCCGAGGTGCTCCTCGGCGAGCGCACCGAGCGCGCCGGCCCGGGCGACGCGGTGTTCGTGTCGTCCGGCGAGACCCACCGGCTCAGCGCGCTCGGCGACGAGCCGCTCGGCTTCCTCTGCACCGCCCTCGTCGACCGCGGCCGGCCCGCTACTCCAGGCTCGCGTCCAGGCTGA
- a CDS encoding IS5 family transposase produces MAYPSDLTDDEWRLVCDLLEPASGRRGRPPAISRRAIANAILYLARTGSPWRYLPSEYPAWGTVWQQFRRWRDAGVWAKLLTRLRQIARLMKGRTVDPSMLMVDAQVARGGRAGPSFHEPGGRGGRTNGAKRTLLLDITGSPVAVRVDSARPQDVRVARELLEAVLDAMPSVRAIVADRGYRGLAAMCARRGIALDIKAPPKGASRVMLGIRGLVRTRLARAISDAAWGDFERQLDYKLAWRSGELIRAPRWLPSTRACSACGEVGPAVPLSEQTFTCSGCGHSADRDTDAAAVLAAWADGRITLDAELEDRRPEVPGDAKRSLRGEPAREVPAGIPGRPGDRTRSPLAGRAEKAAVSELAA; encoded by the coding sequence ATGGCCTACCCGAGCGACCTCACCGATGACGAGTGGCGCCTCGTCTGCGACCTGCTGGAGCCCGCATCGGGCCGGCGGGGCCGTCCGCCTGCCATCTCGCGGCGAGCGATCGCCAACGCGATCCTCTACCTCGCCCGTACAGGGTCGCCGTGGCGATACCTGCCGTCGGAGTATCCCGCCTGGGGCACGGTCTGGCAGCAGTTCCGCCGCTGGCGCGACGCAGGCGTCTGGGCGAAGCTGCTCACCCGCCTTCGCCAGATCGCCCGGCTGATGAAGGGCCGCACGGTCGACCCCTCGATGCTGATGGTCGACGCCCAGGTCGCGCGTGGCGGCCGCGCCGGCCCGTCGTTCCATGAGCCGGGCGGCCGCGGCGGTCGCACCAACGGCGCCAAACGCACGCTGCTACTCGACATCACCGGCTCGCCGGTCGCGGTGCGGGTCGACTCGGCCCGACCACAGGATGTACGCGTCGCTCGCGAGCTCCTCGAGGCGGTGCTCGACGCCATGCCGAGCGTCAGGGCGATCGTCGCCGACCGCGGCTACCGCGGGCTGGCGGCGATGTGCGCACGCCGCGGCATCGCCCTCGACATCAAGGCGCCACCGAAGGGCGCCTCGCGCGTCATGCTCGGCATCCGGGGCCTCGTCCGAACCCGCCTCGCGCGCGCCATCTCCGACGCGGCCTGGGGCGACTTCGAGCGCCAGCTCGACTACAAGCTGGCCTGGCGCTCGGGCGAGCTGATCCGCGCGCCGCGTTGGCTGCCCTCGACCCGGGCCTGCTCGGCCTGCGGCGAGGTCGGCCCTGCAGTGCCGCTCTCCGAGCAAACCTTCACCTGCTCAGGATGCGGCCACTCGGCCGACCGCGACACCGACGCGGCCGCCGTGCTCGCTGCCTGGGCCGACGGCCGGATCACCCTGGATGCCGAACTCGAGGACCGTCGCCCGGAGGTGCCGGGAGACGCGAAACGCTCGCTCCGCGGGGAGCCCGCCCGGGAGGTGCCAGCTGGCATCCCTGGACGCCCCGGCGATCGGACGAGGAGCCCGCTCGCGGGCAGGGCGGAGAAGGCCGCCGTGTCAGAGCTCGCGGCCTAG
- a CDS encoding thioesterase family protein, whose amino-acid sequence MKPSLAPGLTHELRFVVPPGKTVPRLYPESPEFAAMPEVFATGFMVGFVEWACIRAIADHLDAGEMSLGVHVDLSHDAATPPGMEVVARVRLEQVDGRALLFSAEAHDERDRICAGTHRRFVVDRARFEAGVARKAG is encoded by the coding sequence GTGAAGCCCTCGCTCGCCCCCGGGCTGACCCACGAGCTGCGGTTCGTGGTGCCGCCCGGCAAGACCGTGCCCCGCCTCTACCCCGAGTCGCCCGAGTTCGCGGCGATGCCCGAGGTCTTCGCGACCGGCTTCATGGTCGGCTTCGTCGAGTGGGCCTGCATCCGCGCGATCGCCGACCACCTGGACGCGGGCGAGATGTCGCTCGGCGTGCACGTCGACCTGAGCCACGACGCGGCCACGCCGCCGGGCATGGAGGTCGTGGCCCGGGTGCGCCTCGAGCAGGTCGACGGCCGCGCCCTGCTGTTCTCGGCCGAGGCGCACGACGAGCGCGACCGCATCTGCGCGGGCACCCACCGCCGCTTCGTGGTGGACCGGGCGCGCTTCGAGGCCGGCGTGGCGCGCAAGGCGGGCTGA
- a CDS encoding DUF1707 SHOCT-like domain-containing protein, with protein MGADETGLVRASDAERDRALEALGAATAEGRLTLEEHAERAAAALAATTRAELEALTADLPAAPAPPAGGRGRGRRWVLGILGGDDRRGRWRIGPRCTVVNVMGGADLDLRDAVVEGPETEIVVFSLMGGSTITVPEGADVDAGGFALLGGNDVRVEGPPPARGAPRIRVRAYSVMGGTDVRTPKERRRERPRLHGHSA; from the coding sequence ATGGGTGCCGACGAGACAGGCCTCGTCCGGGCGAGCGACGCCGAGCGGGACCGGGCGCTCGAGGCGCTGGGCGCGGCCACGGCCGAGGGGCGCCTGACGCTCGAGGAGCACGCCGAGCGGGCGGCCGCGGCGCTCGCGGCGACCACCCGGGCCGAGCTGGAGGCGCTCACCGCCGATCTGCCGGCGGCGCCGGCGCCGCCGGCGGGCGGGCGCGGGCGCGGGCGCCGCTGGGTGCTCGGCATCCTGGGTGGCGACGACCGTCGCGGGCGCTGGCGCATCGGGCCGCGCTGCACGGTGGTCAACGTGATGGGCGGCGCCGACCTCGACCTGCGCGACGCGGTGGTGGAGGGTCCCGAGACCGAGATCGTGGTCTTCTCGCTGATGGGCGGCTCCACCATCACCGTGCCCGAGGGCGCCGACGTCGACGCGGGCGGGTTCGCGCTCCTGGGCGGCAACGACGTGCGGGTCGAGGGCCCGCCGCCGGCCCGCGGGGCGCCGCGCATCCGCGTGCGCGCCTACTCGGTCATGGGCGGCACCGACGTGCGCACCCCGAAGGAGCGCCGCCGAGAGCGCCCACGCCTGCACGGTCACTCGGCGTAG